Part of the Nicotiana sylvestris chromosome 2, ASM39365v2, whole genome shotgun sequence genome, atgcgcgcttgtcacttggcgcatcCAAGACCACGGGAACCTCCGTGGAGCTAGGTATTGGGAGGCTTTCTAGGACGCCAcagggcgcgcccaaggggtcatagGGCATGGATGGAAAGCTGCCCATGATAGTATATCTGTTTCAGTTAAACTTTATGAAATATCACGGACAACTTCACAAAAGCTACGAAATTAAAATGTCGCATTGCAAAAATTTTCCCAAGGATCTCAATTCTCAATTGCCACAATTTCTTTTAAGttattatcttttttctttttgaaccaCTTAGTGGAAATCCTGCCTTCATCACAGACTGCAGGAtattttctattttcttaatATCAATAGGTATTTCCTCCTCTTGCATCTAGTATATATAACTAGTAAAGTTTTATTAGTTATTTAtatttgtttgactcaaaagatattcaAACCTTTTTAAACAAATCAATCAATGATGGAGAGGTAAATTGTAGCTGAAGATAATAAACTCTAGGATGATAATAATAGAGAGAAGAGAATTGTAAATTTCCTTTCTCATTCAAGGTTTGTGAATTTAACATCGTCTTCCCCTTTACAAGGCTCTCATTCCTCTTATATATTGAGGAATCCTTCTCCCCCCCCCCCTCGTAAAGCTGACCTGCAaaagtttttaagaaatattcttaATATCCCCTAAATGGGCTTACTCTGCTATCAAGGTCGTATTGTTCCTTCTTTTAATACAAGGTTGTATCCTTCTAGGCGTCGACTCACAGGTGCTCGGCCATTTGTCGTGTTCATTGCAGGTCATGGTCGGTCAAATTCAGACCCATACAATTAGTCCCTCCGCTCGTCTGGGTTGCAGCCGGATGCGCCCTCGATGAGTGGACTCTGCCTTTTCTGGGAGAAATTTGACGTGTAGGTATGTTGCGATGCAGCCAACGAGAGATGGCTATCACACTCAGCGAAGCACTGTAGAGTACACGCTACCTGGGGGTGATGTCAGCTTTacgtgcgtcatcattacgcAAATTTTCGAGGCAAGGACTGACGGTTTGGCGCTTTGATTCTTGCACTGATTTGGGGCATGCCGCCTCGATTCTAGCGCCACCCAAACCTATAAATAGATGAAaggtttgattttttgaaaaactttagCCATTCCCCTCTTGATAGCCTCTCAGTCTTCTTCCTTTATTCTTATACCTTCTTGCTCCCGTTTCCATTCTTCGCCGGAAGTTTCTTCTTTTTCACTCCCTTTGTGTCGCTACTCCTTTAAACAAAACTATGCCGAGGTCTCGTCGTACTAGTGAAGAGGTTTCTGAAGTCACCTTGTTATCCACGGTGTCTCTTTCTGGAAGCGGAGAAGTAGTAGCAGAAGAGGGTGACAGCCCTCTTACGATAGAGAACTACTACCGAGGCATCCCTTGTCCCGGAATGATTTCCTCAAGGATCCGCCTCCTACCCTGAATTCCGTGTTTTTTGAGATAAAGCAGGTTCATCTCGATGCCCTCCATATAAAGTACGATATCCCTTCCCATGTAGAGATGATTCCGGTGGGGGAGGATTATATTGACGTCCACAGACCTGGATACTGTGATTTCTACGAGTATCCTTTCGTGATCGGCTACACCCTTCCTCTCTTCCCTTAAGGTGCTTCTACTATTGACTAAGTATGCAGAGTTGGCGGAGTGTAGCATCTCAGTTCATCATATTTTGCACCTATTCGCGCCTGGCTTCCTCAGGGGTACCATGGTGCATTTGAAACTTTGTGGTACGAAAGGGCTGGTGGTTGGGATGGATGACCGGGCGAGTCATAAGTTCTAGCACAAGTATTTCTTCATCAAAACCGAACATGTCATTTCTGACTCCGCCAGATTTTCGGAACGATGGAACAGAAATCGTAAGTGCCGTCATTCGTTATGTTCCCCTCTCTTATGTAATTATTGTAACTTTTACTTATTCACCGTTTTGCAGCTATGGGCCGTCCGCCTCACCCTATTGCAGATATCAAGGATTGGATGGCCCGCATGTTGCCTCATGCGGCGAAAACTCTAACTTGGCCCGCCTTCGTGCAACGTCATGGCCCTAGAGTTTCTTCAGGTAAATGTTTGCTTTACTACCTCATTGGCCATGCGACCTTGCTTAATAGTACGACCATTTGTGACGATAGGTCGGGGAGCTTCCAGACGGAGGGTGCCAGTTCCCGCTTTTAGACAAGTCGTTGCTACTACAGACGCGCGATTTATTTTGTACAAGTCTGTTCGGGAGGGTCGTCCTCAACTTATTCAACTAGGAGATTCATCTCAAACTGTGGACATGAGGGATGAGGCCTCGTAGGTACTGACCTCACATCCTGTGGATGAGTCTTCTAACGGTGACGAACCGTTAGAGAGGAAAAGGAGGAGGTTGGAGCTGGGAAAAGGCGTGGTTACAGATGGCGACGACAGTGGGGCGTCTCGGAAAGCCCCGGTGCCCGTATTTATGGCCGATGCCATTTTGTCGGGGAGGTCTCCCCAAGTGGAGAGGATTGGCTCGGGAGCCGGTTCAGTGCTCCGTTGAGGGTGGCGCATCATCCAATGTTGGAGGACCTCATATCGGGGTTGGCGGCTTGGGTTCAGATATCGACCCGGAGTATGTCAATGAATTTTTGGGTCTCCATATCCATGTGAAGGTTAGGACGAATGGGTCCAACCGTCATGTGGTAGTCCCGGGGAGCTACAACTTGCTGCTAAACAACAAGCAGGTTGCGTCGCCCCTTGCTCCTCTATGTGCCGCTCCTAAAAGCAAGATGCTTGGAGCTACGAGTGACGTGGAGTTATCTCAGAAGGTCGTTGGTATGGCCCTGCGGGTAGGTTccctttccttctctttttgtcGTGAGGTTGGTGCGACAGTCGTCGTtgtgtattttcttttctaaCTTCTGACCTTCTTTTTTGTCAGACCCTCGTCTTGGAGGTGGAGAGGGAGCATCGTGAAAGGAAAAGGACGGGCCTTTATAATAAGATGTCATCGAAGTATCAGCAGTACCGTGCCAAACAACGGGCAATGTCTGACATCTATCATCAGGATCCCGATTTCCAGGTGTTTCGCGAGGGGCTTAAGCAGGGGGAGGACTAGTTGGAGCGTATGATAGAGGAGGTGAGGGAGACGGATGAGGAGCTCGTGAGGGCTATCGCCCGTAATAGCGAATTGGAGGCCTTCCTCAAGGCAAAGGAGGACGAGCTCAAATTGAGCGGGGGGATAACGACTGAGAATGTTGACTTACAGCTGAAGGTGGCCGACTTGACCGCCGAGTTGAATTCTAATATAGCGGAGATTAACAGGCTCAAGGGCGAGCTGAGCGTCAGCGCTGATAAGCTGGCAACTACTATTTCTAAGTCGGTATCTTTGGAGGATGCTCTCCGCATTTCCAGGTCAGAACTTACTGGGGAGAGGGAAGCCTCTGGTCGTCAAGTCTCAGTACTCGAAGGTCATGTTAGGGAGCTAGAGGCGGAGTTGGCCGCATTGTAAGGACAAATGGCTTCGCTAAGGGCGGAGGAGGCAAATCGACGTTCTCAGCCTTCTACGTCTCGTGCCTCAGCTGACCAGGGCACGCCCTGTCGCTTGTGCGAGTTGTGGGTCCATGTAGAGGCTCAGCTTGATGTGTATAAGGCTTTTCATGCCAAGGGTAGGGCTACAGAGGCAGAGGTTCAGGCAGTGCACACTGAAGCGCGTGTAGCTCGTGAGTCATGTAGGTACGACCCCCTCACTCCTGACGGGGAAGGTATCAATTCTGATGATGCGAATCACCTTGCTTCGAATTCGTGGTATGAATATGCTTACCCTTCTAGGGATGATGTGTAGTCTTGGTTTGTTTTTTACTTTTGCTTAGGAATTTTTGGCATGGGCCATACTTGGGCCTATTTGTAGGGGCAAATGTAAATGATATTTTGCTGCAATGTAAATTTTACTTTCTTCGGTTTGTTTGTTTGTCGTTTTTCCTTTTGTTTATTACATATGATATTGACGCCCTTGGCTATTGGGATGTTTCTttaactgtcgtcgaagtagaatctcgTCGTGGTTTAAACGAGGTTGAACcgatatttttgtcgatggccttggccattgggatgttgattcgaactgtcgtcgaagtagtatcccatcaTGGTTCGGACGAGGTCAAACTCatgttttgtcgatggccttggccattgggatgttgcttcgaactatcattgaagtagtatcccgtcgtggttcggacgaggtcgaactcatgtcttgtagatggccttggccattgggatgtttcttCAAACTGTCGtcaaagtagtatcccgtcgtggttcggatgaggtcgaactcatattttgtcgatggccttggccattgggatgttgcttcgaactatcgtcgaagtagtatcccatcgtggttcgaacgaggtcgaactcatgttttgtcgatggccttggccattgggatgttgctttaaactgtcgtcgaagtagtatcccgcgTGGTTTGGACGAGGTTGAACTCatgttttgtcgatggccttggccatcgggatgttgcttcgaactgtcgtcaatGTAGTATCCTGTCGTGGTTCggacgaggtcgaactcatgttttgttaatggccttggccattgggatgttacttcgaactgtcgtcgaagtagtatctcGTCATGGTTCggacgaggtcgaactcatgttttgtcgacgaccttggccattgggatgttgcttcgaactgtcgtcgaagtagtatctcGTCGTAGTTTggacgaggtcgaactcatgttttgtcgatggccttggacattgggatgttgcttcgaactgtcatcaAAGTAGAAGCCCGTCGTGGTTCggacgaggtcgaactcatgttttgtcgatggccttggccattgggatgttgcttcgaactatcgtcaaagtagtatcccgtcatggtacgaacgaggtcgaactcatgttttgttgatggccttggccattgggatgtttcttCGAACTATCATCGACGTAGTATCCTGTCGTAGTTCGGAcaaggtcgaactcatgtttggAGATTTGACCGTGTTCCCATAGGAAGATGTCACCTGTCGATTAGTGGAGATCTGGTTCTGCACATGCTATGGAGATTAAATTCCGCGCATACAATGGAGATTAGATTCCGTTCATACAATAGAGATTAGATTCCGTTCATACAATGGAGATTAGATTATCTGTATGTAGTCCTTTCATTATTTTGATCCGGAGATCATATCGACGGGTGGAGGTAATGAACAGCGTGTTGACCCGTAGGGCGTCTCctttgctgcctcattaaaaacctccccgggaaaacccgattgggacaaaacctgggtaagggaaaaagagtgcaacttAAGTGACACCTTTTAGAAGTAGAAATACTTGAGGTGAGCGATGTTCCAGTTGTTTTGGAGcagttttccctccattgtttctagttggaacgCTCTTTTGTTTGCTGCTGCTACGATTTTATACGGTTCGTCCCAGTTTGTTCCTAACTTTCCTTCGTTTGGATCCTTTGATGTCTATGTTTGGCCTTGAGGACATAGTCGCCCACTTTGAGTGATCGCACCTTGGCTCTCTTGTTGTAGTATTTTTCCAGTTGCTGCttctgggctaccattcttacgtgggccatgtctcttcgttcttcaatttcatccagatcttgtagcctactttcgtCGTTATCTGCTCCATTCTCGTTGGAGTATCTCAAGTTGGGCTCCCCGACCTCGATGGGTATAACTGCGTCGGTCCTGTAGACCAGTGAGTATGGCGTTTCTCCCGTGCTGGATTTTGGCGTGGTGtggtatgcccataatacttcaggtagtagttcaggccatagccctttagcttcctcgagcttctttttcaatatgttCAATATTACTTTATTGGAGGACTCGGCTTGGCCATTGGCGGCAGGGTGATATGGCGTGAGAGTATCCGTTTGATGTGCCACTTTTCGAAGAACTTAGTTGTTCTTTTTCCGACGAATTGAGGTCCGTTGTCGCAGCTGATTTCCTTAGGGATGCCAAAACGGCATATAATACTTCTTCCAGTACTCGCATTGTTTAATGAGGTCCAAGACATTTGGCAAAGGGGCCTCCGAACGTTCTCTTGTAGAAATCATGGTTTATTAGGGTGTATCGGGCTGCCTGTACCCGaagttttttggctttttttttgtCTTGCGGGAGCGATCCATCATGTAAATAGGCTACAAAGCGGTTACGctagtcccaagttaggtttatagaatgtacctcgacgtGGTCTATTGCGGAGTGAAGAAGGGTGACCACATTTTCTTTATCGATATTCCCGGTGGCTGCAGCTAGTTTGGCGAGGCCATCTGCTTCAATGTTCTGCGCCCTAGGTATCTGGTCGAGGTGGCATTCATCGAACTCTGGTAGAAGTTTGTGGATTACCGACTGGTACCTTTATAGTCtctgctctttgatttggaaagtcccggtGACTTGATTCACAATGAGTAGAGAGTCACAATGGAGGACGAGTCGTCGGGCGCCGTATTTGAGTGCTAACTTCAAACCTGCAATAACAGCCTCATACTCGGactcgttgttagtcatctcggagcatcgtatggactggcgaattacttCGCCTGTAGGGACTTCGAGGATGAGTCCCAGTCCCGACCCCGAGGCATTCGAGGCTCCATCGATGTAGAGGATCCATAGGTCAGTACGTGAGGAAGTGCGAAGTGCTTCTTATTCTGCCTCAGGCAATATCTCTGTGCTGAAGTCAACAACGAAGTCGGCGAGCACCTGCGACTTAATGGCAGTTCGCAGTTGGTATGTTATGTCGTGCAtgcttaattctatggcccatttggcaagTCTACCTGACAGTTCGGGTTTTTGCAGGATACCTCTTAGGGGGAAGGTTGTTACCacttttatggggtgacattgaaaatagggtctaagcttACGTGAAGCTACGACCAATGCCAGAGCTAGcttttcaaggtgagggtaccttaTCTCGGCATCTATTAAAGTTTTGTTGATATATTAAATGGGAGACTGTGTACCTTTATATTTGCGGACCAAGACTACACTTACTGCGACTTCAGAAACTACCAAATACACAAGCAAACACTCACCCGGATCAGCTTTGACGAGTAGTGGCGACGAAGACAGATACATTTTTATCTTTCTCAGGGCGTCGACACATTCCTCGTTCCATTGCAACCCGTGGTCTTTTCTCATcacattgaagaatttgtggcatctgtCTGAGGATCGTGAAATGAACCTCGACAATGCGGCTATTCGCCCTGTTAGCATTTGTACCTGTTTTTTGCGAGTCAGTACGTCTAGTATTGTatcgatggctttgatttgatCCGAGTTGACTTCGATTCCCCTTTGTGATACGAGGAAGCCAAGGAATTTTCCAGAGGTTACACTAAAGGCGCACTTCTCGGGATTTGACTTCATCCCGTACTGCCTTAATATTTCGAAGGCTTCTTTCAGATGGACAATGTGATCCTCATTCTTTGTCGACTTTACCAGCATGTCATCGATATAGACCTCCATGGTCTTGCCGAGCTgctctttgaacatcttggtgactagCCTCTGGtacgtggcccctgcattcttgagTCTGAATGGCATCACTTTATAGCAATACGTTCCTTGATGAGTAATGAAAGtcgtcttttcttgatcttcttcatccattagaatttggttgtaaTCGGAGTAGGCGTCCAAGAAGATCAACAATTCATGCCCCGCTGTCGTATCGATCAGTTGGTCAATATGGGATAACAGGAAGGAATCctttgggcatgctttgtttagatCGGTGAAGTCCACACACATTCGCCATTTCCCGttcttcttttttaccatgacgacgttggcgacccattgggggtacTTTGAATCTCTGATAGAACCCTTAGCGAGTAATTTATCCACCTCTTCGTTGACTACCTTATTAATTGCAACATTGAACTTTCTCTTCATTTGCCATACCGACAGATAGAGTGGGTCGACATTCAGTATATGAGTGGCGATGTCCTttgggattcctggcatatctgaGTGGGAGAAGGCAAATAAATTGGCGTTGTTAGTTAAAAATTCACGATACTTACCCGGCTCCGAGAGGTTGTGCCCTATGTAAGCCTTTTTTGTGCTGTCGGCGTCGTCCAATTGGATGGGGTCAAGATCCTCTATAGTTGCCTTGCAGGATTCTACGATATCTATGTCTTTGGTGGCCTCTGTTTGTGGGTCGGGTTTAGTTCCTGACATGGCTGATTGTTATGCCTCCACACTTGCTCCTTTCAGTTGTTTAGTGTGCAtgcaatcttgggcgatccgATAGCATTCTTGGGCGGTGTGTGGCTCGCCTCAAATGCTAAATATTCCCCACggggtgggaaatttgatcaCTTGATAGAAGCTTTAGGGGACggctcgcatggcgtgtatccGTGGTCACCCTATGATGGCGTTATAGGCTGTTTTTTGGTTCATGACATAGAATATTGTTTTGAATGTGACTCCCCCTGCTAGGACATGCAACACTATTTCTCCAGATGTCCGCTctactgcattgttaaaacctgttagtgttatgcaatgcAATATTATTTTATTCTCAAGCCTCATTTGCATGAGAACTCGCGGGTGAACAATACACGCGCCGCTTCTGTCGTCTACCATGATTCTTTTTACATCTGTATCAGTGatgcgtaaagttataaccaaagcatcatagtgagggaaagacaaaccgtcggtatctgatttatcgaagatgatactgtcttcgaggtcatcatacgATTCATGGGCGACCGTCCGTTTGAGTTTATGcgtggtggtgaacttcacatggttgattataGTGTCGTCGCCACCGCCAATGATCATCTATATGGTGCatgctggcgacagtggctttGGAGGCCCTTGAGATGGATCGCGTCCTCTGGCGAAGTTGGCCCTCCCTTTATTGCTGAGCAGTTCTTTCAGGTACCCCTGATTCAACATCCTAACTACTTCCTGCCGCAGACCTATGCAATCTTCGGTCTTGTGTCATCTTTCTTGATGGAATTAACAGAGGACGTTTGACCTCCTGGTTCTTGGGTCCGATTTCATTTTTTGTGCCCACTGCACCTTTGTGCCCAGCTTTTCCAATGCGTACACTATCTCTGAAGGGGAAACAAAAAAGTTATGAGCAGATaacagtggaggcatacctctttcatttcgaAGGGGTGTGGTGTGTCGTAGAACGGCATCCGTATGTCTTGGAGGGGGCGGGTTAGATGTTCGGACATAGGGCtgatgcctttctcgattgaaaAGTGGGGGTTGATCCCTTCGCCCATCGTTTCATCGATCTCTCCTTGCCTCAATCTGAACTGACATTAATCGCTGAATCGGGTCGTTCAGATCGTCCTCATCTGCCCTTACCTCGGTGCAATATGCGTTGTGGATCTCTTCACATTCACATGTGGTGGGGGTAATTCACGAGTCTACTGAGCAGTTTTTTGGTTGCCTTTGATCCGTTcctgtttaacccattttgaaaggtTGCTACTACCATCCCTTCTGACACGTTTGGCAGGATCATCCTTACTCTATTGATCCGGTCCAGGAAGTCCCAAAGTCCCTCCCCCGCCATTTGCCTGATGGCGAAGATATCATTGACCCTAGCTTCAGCCTTCTTCGCTCCTGCATGAGAGGTGGCGAATTTATCCGCCATCTCTTCAAATATTGATATTGATCGTGTTGGTAGCTGGGAGTACCACATCAATGCTCCCCCTGTCAAAGTCTCACCAAACCTTTTTAGCAGCATAGATGGTACCTGTTCCTTTGACAGATCATTGCCCTTTACCGCAGTAACATAATGGATTAGATAATCCTCTGGGTACGTGGTCCCGTcgtatattttcaagtatggcgGCATCTTGAAGGTTTTTGGAATAGGACGAGGAGCAGCCCCGTTGCTGTATAGTTGTTCGACGAATCGGTCCACATCGCGTTTTGGTAATAGCTTAGGGGCGCCTGGTATATTGTCAACCCTTTCCTGATGCTCCTTCATTTGATCACAAAGTGTTCTGTTCTCGTTtcccatctcttccattttctttaagatggccaTGAGCGCATCATCACCTGTATCAGTGACAGTACGGGTGTTGCCCGTTCGTGTGGTGCTTGGCTCGCTGGTGGTAGCTGCGATTTTTGTAGGTGGTAAGTCTTCGACATTTCCTTGAGGGGGTTTTCCGAGCATGTTGCTCAGAGCTCTTGTCAACCATTCTTCTAGCAGTTTTTTGACTGCTGGTGGTGCTTCCCCCATCGTGGACATTGAGGCTCCCTGTTCGCGCAAGACCGTTAGATCCCCGTGTGGAGAAGGTGAGGTCTCCCCCTCCGGTGTAACTCTTGGTGTTGTATTCTCAGTGTCTTCTCTACCGGCTTCATTGAGGGAGTTCAGGAGATTGTTTGAGACATCTACTATCATCTTCAGCCTCGCTTCTTTTTCCGCCATTGTTGGTTTTTATGAGGTTTGAAGAACAGTAATCGTCACTTTCAAGAACCTAGATGAGAACTATGATTTCAGCTAtgaaaatccccacagacggcgctaaattatttgactcaaaagatattaaaacttttttgaacaaatcaatcaatgATGGAGGGGTAAATCGTAGCTGAAGATAATAAACTCTAGGATGATAATAATAGAGAGAAGAGAATTGTGAATTTTACATCGTCTGCCCCTTCGCAAGGCTCTCATTCCTCTTATATATTGAGGAATCCCTCTACCCCCCCCCCTCGTAGAGCTGACCTGCAAAAGATCTTTAAGGAATATTCTTAATATCCCTTAAATGGTGCTTACTCTGCTGTCGAGGTCATATTGTTCCTTCTTTTAATACAAGGTCGTATCCTTCTAGGCGTCGATGCGCAGGTGCTCGGCCGTTTGTCGTGTTCACTGCAGGTCGTGGTCGGTCAAATTCAGACCCATACAATATTATTGATCCCagcaaggagaaaaggaaaagtatTCTGTACGTTAAATAGCTCAAGTATCtaactcaaaaaaaaaatcctaaattatttaCAATATACATTGAAAACTTTAGCTTCTAATGTAAAAATTCATCTCTGATTGTATTCCATGGTGAGGCAGTCTACTATTCTTGTAGTagtattttgtttttaaattcaCGCTGACAAAAAGCTGCTTTCATGGCTGTGTAAGAACACTTTTGTTCGCATTGCTTTTTCGCTTCGCTTTTATTAATTGAGAGTAGTGTCTGTTTACATGAACTATAAGGTTGTGATGATGAATTAATATTACTATAACCATCATATTATCTACCTTTTAAAATTTTCCATGCCTCTTAAAAAAGATACTACTTCATAACTTTACAGATATAAGTATTTGTCTGAAATATCCTTTATCTCAAATGTTTTACTTCTTTGGTACGTACTTCACTAGTCTGAGCAAGGTTGAGATTGAATttgaacaaaataaataaatgcaTTTTGTTTTGCTAAAAATCAAATATTTTAAACGAGTAATAGTGGAAAGGAGTTCGCGTAGATTTATTATGGGCAAATTTTGGGTTTACATGAGCAAGAATTGGGTCTGGTAACAGATTAAATTTGGGAGGCCTCTCGTTGCTGGTTGACTTCTTTATCTCTAAGCACGTCCCTACAGGAGCTTCCAGTGCAGTATACTGGCCACATCTTTTACCTACCAAAGCCCACCACAAACATACATATTTATATTTTGGAGACGGTACAACTTTTGAAACCAAAAGTACTACTACTATTATCACAAAGAAAATTTCACAATAAAAGGAAGAAGAACTCCCATTTCATCATTTATTCAGAAATATAAGAACTGGTGCTCTTTGATATTGGTTGATACATACAACAACATACAGTTCGATTTGGGAAATTACATAAAAGCAAAAGTGTTAGGGAAAAAAACCACTTAAAACGGTGGTTAAGTTCATACGGAAAGAGAAGGAGAAAGACCGAACTCAAGTCCCCACAGCTCAAATCCTCCATTCACAAAATCATAGTGACCTCCCTTCAATGCTAGTGTTTTCTTCACCAAACCGTCTCTCACAAATGGATAGGTCAACAAATTTCCAAGTGACACATTCACAGCTTCCTgcaatttttttcaatttcattttcaTAATCAGTTATAACAAatattcaaaaaaagaaaaa contains:
- the LOC138882233 gene encoding uncharacterized protein, whose protein sequence is MIIGGGDDTIINHVKFTTTHKLKRTVAHESYDDLEDSIIFDKSDTDGLSFPHYDALVITLRITDTDVKRIMVDDRSGACIVHPRVLMQMRLENKIILHCITLTGFNNAVERTSGEIVLHVLAGGVTFKTIFYVMNQKTAYNAIIG